In Collimonas arenae, a single genomic region encodes these proteins:
- a CDS encoding MurR/RpiR family transcriptional regulator: MNHPFDIVSRIAERSSLLRQAEQKVAQAILGDLPFAASASIQTLARQAGVSEASVTRFAKAIGCRDVRELKMNLAQAAAIGQRFLRTENALAEDELPQIVDLVYADIHKVLEVNRSLLNQETLRQAAQALLQARMIYAFGMGGGSTMLSDEARYRLVRLGRPVATYHDAMLQKMVAATSDKNDVVLVLSTTGNVAELNASCAVAREYGVRLVAITALGSPLAAMADVLLPLKSMETDFIFKPSSSRYAMMMALDVLMTELALLQKDRSQELLRRLKFTLDTHRGGSSREPLGD, translated from the coding sequence ATGAATCATCCCTTCGATATTGTGTCGCGCATCGCCGAGCGCAGCAGTCTGTTGCGCCAGGCCGAGCAAAAGGTAGCGCAGGCGATCCTGGGCGACTTGCCGTTCGCCGCCAGCGCCAGCATCCAGACCCTGGCCAGGCAGGCCGGCGTCAGCGAAGCTAGCGTTACCCGTTTTGCCAAGGCTATCGGCTGCCGCGACGTGCGCGAGCTGAAGATGAATCTGGCGCAGGCGGCAGCTATCGGCCAGCGCTTTTTGCGGACCGAGAATGCGCTTGCGGAGGATGAGCTGCCGCAAATCGTCGACCTGGTGTACGCCGATATCCACAAGGTGCTGGAAGTGAATCGCAGTTTGCTGAATCAGGAAACGTTGCGGCAGGCAGCGCAGGCGTTACTGCAGGCGCGCATGATTTATGCCTTTGGTATGGGAGGCGGCTCGACTATGCTGTCTGATGAGGCGCGTTACCGGTTGGTGCGTCTGGGCCGGCCGGTGGCAACCTATCACGACGCCATGCTGCAGAAAATGGTCGCAGCGACCTCTGACAAGAACGATGTGGTGCTGGTCCTCTCTACCACCGGCAACGTGGCTGAACTGAACGCCAGTTGTGCGGTGGCCAGGGAATATGGCGTACGGCTGGTGGCGATCACCGCGCTGGGTTCGCCGCTGGCGGCGATGGCCGATGTGCTGTTGCCACTGAAGTCGATGGAAACAGATTTTATTTTCAAGCCATCGTCGTCGCGCTACGCCATGATGATGGCGCTGGATGTGCTGATGACTGAATTGGCGCTGTTGCAAAAGGACCGCAGCCAGGAACTGCTGCGACGTCTGAAGTTCACACTGGATACGCATCGCGGCGGCAGCAGCCGCGAGCCGTTGGGAGATTGA
- a CDS encoding amino acid deaminase: protein MNVTNNHGSIDSLAISPLNKGLGAFQQPVTAAEIKALNWNLLREDLSLPTAVLYEERMNHNLQWMQQFVSEYGVKLAPHGKTTMAPKLFARQLAGGAWGITLATAHQTKVAYQHGVRRVIMANQLVGKQNMAIIADLLADQSFEFCCLVDSADGVDQLGAFFQARKQQLHVLLELGPDGGRTGIRNPQQQAAVLEALARWPDNIVLAGVEVYEGVLKEEADIRGFLQHAVACTKQLAKDGRFAARTGGAAARPVILTGAGSAWYDVVAEEFAKTEIGLPLDVVLRPGCYLTHDVGIYRAAQAQIQTRNPIARKMRTELQPALQLWAYVQSIPEANKAIIALGKRDAAFDAGLPLPAAHYRPGNPAPDTTPAHWQLTGMMDQHAYLQIKEDDDIKVGDMIGFDISHPCLTFDKWRQIAVVNPQHQVIDVIQTFF, encoded by the coding sequence ATGAATGTTACAAACAATCACGGCAGCATCGATAGCCTGGCCATCAGCCCTTTGAACAAAGGACTTGGTGCATTTCAGCAGCCCGTGACTGCCGCAGAGATCAAGGCGTTGAACTGGAACCTGCTGCGCGAAGACCTTAGCCTGCCTACAGCTGTGCTCTACGAAGAGCGCATGAATCACAACCTGCAGTGGATGCAGCAGTTCGTCAGCGAATACGGCGTCAAGCTGGCGCCGCACGGCAAAACCACCATGGCGCCCAAGCTGTTCGCGCGCCAACTGGCTGGCGGCGCCTGGGGCATCACGCTGGCCACCGCGCATCAGACCAAGGTCGCCTATCAGCACGGCGTACGGCGCGTGATCATGGCCAATCAACTGGTCGGCAAACAAAACATGGCGATCATCGCCGATTTGCTGGCGGACCAGTCGTTTGAATTCTGCTGCCTGGTCGATTCGGCCGACGGCGTCGATCAACTGGGCGCCTTCTTCCAGGCACGCAAGCAACAATTGCATGTGCTGCTGGAACTGGGACCTGACGGCGGCCGCACCGGCATCCGCAACCCGCAACAGCAAGCCGCAGTGTTGGAAGCGCTGGCGCGCTGGCCCGACAATATCGTCCTGGCCGGCGTCGAAGTCTACGAAGGCGTGCTGAAAGAAGAAGCCGACATTCGCGGCTTTTTACAGCACGCCGTCGCCTGCACCAAGCAACTGGCCAAGGATGGCCGCTTTGCCGCCCGCACCGGAGGCGCGGCCGCACGGCCGGTAATCCTGACCGGCGCCGGTTCGGCCTGGTACGACGTGGTCGCCGAGGAATTCGCCAAGACCGAGATCGGCCTGCCGCTGGATGTGGTACTGCGGCCCGGCTGTTACCTGACGCATGACGTCGGCATCTATCGCGCGGCGCAGGCGCAAATCCAGACGCGTAATCCGATCGCCCGCAAAATGCGCACCGAGCTACAGCCAGCCTTGCAGTTGTGGGCTTACGTACAGTCGATTCCTGAAGCAAATAAAGCCATCATCGCGCTCGGCAAGCGTGACGCCGCGTTTGATGCCGGCCTGCCTTTACCTGCCGCGCATTACCGGCCCGGCAATCCCGCGCCAGACACAACGCCGGCGCACTGGCAACTGACCGGCATGATGGACCAGCATGCTTATCTGCAAATTAAAGAAGACGACGATATCAAAGTCGGCGACATGATCGGCTTCGACATTTCACACCCTTGCCTGACCTTCGACAAGTGGCGTCAGATTGCCGTGGTCAACCCGCAGCATCAAGTAATCGACGTGATCCAGACTTTCTTTTAA
- a CDS encoding N-acyl-D-amino-acid deacylase family protein, with the protein MSNEINTDGQVAIRQCDTLILNVSVIDGSGSAPFAADVALDGGRILQIASDGALLGWHARQVIDGKGKVLSPGFIDVHTHDDTNVIRTPAMLPKLSQGVTTVVVGNCGISAAPVSLKAEPPDPMNLLGEASAFSYPTFASYVEAVNLARPSINVAALIGHTALRSNQMDRLDRAASDSEIAAMCVQLREALAHGALGLSTGLAYGNAIMAPTSEVLALAEPLAEAGAIYATHLRSEFADILEAMDEAFRIGKHARVPVVISHMKCAGVENWGRSSEVLAALEQAQRYQPVGCDCYPYTASSSTLDLKQVTDTIDIMVTWSEPQPAMGGKMLADIAAEWKVDLMEAARRLQPAGAVYHCMQDDDVNRILSHPATVVGSDGLPNDPLPHPRLWGAFPRVLGHYSREQKLFPLTVAIRKMTGLSAERFGLTERGLVSEGYWADLVLFDPETVRDAATFADPMQPAEGIEAVWVNGALSYLGGAEKAPTELRAGRFLARQAGVRATVAS; encoded by the coding sequence ATGAGCAATGAAATAAATACGGATGGCCAGGTAGCGATACGTCAATGCGACACCTTGATTCTCAACGTGTCCGTGATCGATGGCAGCGGCAGCGCGCCGTTTGCAGCCGACGTTGCGCTCGATGGCGGCCGCATCCTGCAGATCGCCAGCGATGGCGCATTGCTCGGTTGGCATGCGCGGCAGGTAATCGATGGAAAAGGCAAGGTGCTGAGCCCCGGTTTTATCGACGTCCACACGCATGACGACACGAACGTCATTCGCACGCCTGCGATGTTACCCAAGCTGTCGCAAGGCGTCACCACCGTAGTGGTCGGCAATTGCGGCATCAGCGCTGCGCCGGTCAGCCTCAAGGCAGAGCCACCCGATCCGATGAACCTGCTGGGCGAAGCGAGCGCGTTCAGCTATCCCACTTTCGCCTCCTATGTAGAAGCCGTCAACCTCGCCCGGCCATCGATCAACGTGGCTGCGCTGATTGGCCACACGGCGTTGCGCAGCAACCAGATGGACCGCCTCGACCGTGCCGCCAGCGATAGTGAAATCGCTGCCATGTGCGTGCAGTTGCGCGAAGCGCTTGCGCACGGCGCGCTGGGCCTCAGCACCGGTCTTGCTTATGGCAATGCGATCATGGCGCCGACCTCGGAAGTGCTGGCGCTGGCCGAGCCGCTGGCCGAAGCCGGTGCGATCTACGCGACGCATCTTCGTAGCGAGTTCGCCGATATCCTGGAAGCCATGGATGAAGCCTTTCGCATCGGCAAACACGCAAGGGTGCCGGTGGTGATCTCGCATATGAAATGCGCCGGCGTCGAAAACTGGGGCCGCAGCAGCGAAGTGCTGGCGGCGCTGGAGCAGGCGCAACGTTACCAGCCGGTTGGTTGCGACTGTTATCCCTACACCGCTAGCTCTTCCACACTGGATTTGAAACAGGTAACCGATACCATCGACATCATGGTGACCTGGTCGGAGCCGCAGCCAGCGATGGGCGGAAAGATGCTGGCTGACATCGCCGCCGAATGGAAGGTTGACCTGATGGAAGCGGCGCGCCGCTTGCAACCGGCAGGCGCGGTCTATCACTGCATGCAAGACGATGACGTTAATCGCATCCTGAGTCATCCGGCGACTGTGGTCGGTTCGGATGGCTTGCCCAATGATCCCTTGCCGCATCCACGCCTGTGGGGCGCATTTCCGCGGGTGCTCGGCCATTACAGCCGCGAACAAAAGCTGTTTCCATTGACTGTCGCGATCCGCAAGATGACAGGCCTGTCTGCAGAGCGTTTTGGCTTGACCGAACGTGGCCTGGTGAGCGAAGGCTATTGGGCCGACCTGGTGTTGTTCGATCCGGAGACGGTGCGTGACGCCGCGACTTTTGCGGATCCGATGCAGCCGGCTGAAGGTATTGAAGCAGTTTGGGTGAATGGCGCGTTGTCTTATCTTGGTGGTGCGGAAAAGGCGCCGACAGAATTGCGGGCAGGGCGTTTCCTGGCGCGACAGGCTGGTGTTCGTGCCACCGTCGCAAGTTGA
- a CDS encoding RidA family protein yields MTIKRYGVEGGSGTGGQHLPFARAVEADGWLYVSGQVAMVDGEVIDGGIVAQSHKTIQNVLTILKEAGYGPEHVVRCGVWLDDTRDFQSFNKVFKEYFGANPPARACVQSAMVVDCKVEVDCIAYKK; encoded by the coding sequence ATGACAATCAAACGATATGGTGTTGAAGGTGGTTCAGGAACCGGCGGCCAGCATCTGCCATTCGCGCGCGCGGTGGAGGCCGATGGCTGGCTGTATGTGTCCGGCCAGGTGGCGATGGTGGATGGCGAAGTAATCGACGGTGGTATTGTCGCCCAGTCGCACAAGACTATCCAGAACGTGCTGACGATCCTGAAGGAAGCCGGGTATGGTCCGGAACACGTAGTACGTTGCGGCGTCTGGCTTGACGATACCCGCGATTTTCAATCCTTCAACAAGGTGTTCAAGGAATATTTCGGCGCCAATCCGCCTGCGCGCGCCTGCGTGCAATCGGCAATGGTAGTCGACTGCAAGGTGGAAGTAGATTGCATCGCCTATAAAAAATAG